The following coding sequences are from one Primulina eburnea isolate SZY01 chromosome 15, ASM2296580v1, whole genome shotgun sequence window:
- the LOC140815299 gene encoding non-specific lipid transfer protein GPI-anchored 31-like isoform X1 yields MAVCLRVPFFFCMLLAFFTAASSQLAPAPAVDCSTLVLTMVDCLSFVTEGSKLTKPEGQCCSGLKNVLKTKAECLCETFRNSAQLGVKLNVSKAATLPAACSVSAPSISNCGLSIGSGAAPALSPLAISPSSVAGAPATSIGVNAISPAPAPQNSGSSSYLPSTEIFVFGAVVFTASFAVF; encoded by the exons ATGGCAGTTTGTTTGAGGGTGCCTTTCTTTTTCTGCATGCTTCTGGCTTTCTTCACCGCCGCTAGTTCGCAGTTGGCACCGGCCCCGGCGGTGGACTGTTCGACTTTGGTTCTGACCATGGTGGACTGTCTGTCTTTCGTGACGGAGGGCAGCAAGCTGACGAAGCCTGAGGGCCAATGCTGTTCCGGGCTGAAAAATGTGCTCAAGACTAAGGCGGAGTGTCTCTGTGAGACGTTTAGGAACAGTGCGCAGTTGGGGGTGAAGCTGAATGTCAGCAAGGCCGCGACTCTGCCCGCTGCGTGCAGTGTTTCTGCTCCTTCTATCAGCAACTGTGGCT TAAGCATTGGCTCTGGTGCAGCTCCAG CTCTTTCCCCTTTGGCCATATCTCCTAGTTCGGTTGCCGGGGCACCTGCCACGAGCATAGGAGTTAATGCAATTTCTCCTGCACCAGCTCCTCAAAACTCGGGCTCGTCTTCATATTTACCCTCTACTGAGATCTTTGTGTTTGGGGCCGTGGTTTTTACTGCCTCTTTCGCTGTATTTTGA
- the LOC140814317 gene encoding aminotransferase ALD1, chloroplastic-like encodes MYKASSISSMPCKTFFQPKCCIETDQDNEKLNFYHTKVVRNPKLERLQYNYLFPEISARKLQHTKKYPNARVISLGIGDTTEPLPDVVASSMANYAHNLSTPAGYRGYGAEQGSKELRKAIAETFYKKLGIKDKEVFVSDGAQCDISRLQLLFGSNMSIAVQDPIFPAYIDSSVIIGQTGDVDTESGRYQNIKYMKCSPQNGFFPTLSETERTDVIFFCSPNNPTGHAATREQLEQLVRFAQDNGSIIVYDSAYAVYVTDGRPRSIYEISGAEKVAIEISSFSKIAGFTGVRLGWTVVPEELLYLNGFPVINDFNRIVCTCFNGASRIAQAGGLASLSSEGFKGVLSLVDHYKQNAEILLETFESLGLKAYGGVNAPYLWVHFPGSNSWDVFNEILEKTHIITVPGTGFGPAGKEFIRVTAFGHKEDIIEASKRLTSLLS; translated from the exons ATGTACAAGGCTTCGTCTATCAGTTCAATGCCTTGTAAAACATTTTTCCAGCCTAAATGTTG TATCGAAACAGATCAAGATAATGAGAAAC TTAACTTTTATCATACTAAAGTTGTTCGTAATCCAAAGTTGGAAAGGCTTCAATACAACTATTTGTTTCCTGAG ATTTCTGCACGCAAACTTCAGCACACAAAGAAGTATCCAAATGCAAGAGTTATCAGCCTTGGTATCGGTGACACCACGGAGCCATTACCAGATGTTGTAGCTTCAAGCATGGCTAAT TATGCACACAACCTTTCGACACCTGCAGGTTATAGAGGGTATGGAGCTGAACAAGGTAGCAAG GAACTTAGAAAAGCCATAGCAGAAACATTTTACAAGAAATTGGGCATAAAGGACAAAGAAGTCTTTGTATCAGACGGCGCACAATGTGATATATCTCGCCTGCAG CTGCTCTTTGGATCCAACATGTCCATAGCGGTTCAAGATCCGATTTTTCCG GCTTACATAGACTCAAGTGTCATAATTGGACAGACAGGTGATGTGGATACTGAATCAGGGAGATACCAGAATATCAAGTACATGAAATGTAGCCCTCAGAATGGTTTCTTCCCCACCCTATCAGAAACTGAACGAACGGATGTCATATTCTTCTGCTCTCCCAACAACCCAACCGGCCATGCGGCTACTCGGGAGCAACTAGAACAACTGGTGCGATTCGCGCAGGATAATGGATCAATTATCGTATATGACTCAGCTTATGCTGTTTATGTCACCGATGGAAGACCTCGATCCATATACGAAATCTCTGGTGCCGAAAAG GTTGCTATCGAAATCTCATCGTTTTCCAAGATAGCCGGATTCACTGGTGTTCGTCTCGGTTGGACAGTGGTGCCTGAGGAGCTCTTGTACTTGAATGGCTTTCCTGTCATAAATGATTTTAACCGTATCGTATGCACTTGCTTCAATGGTGCCTCCAGGATAGCTCAGGCTGGTGGCCTTGCTAGTTTGTCCTCCGAAGGCTTCAAG GGTGTGCTGTCTCTTGTTGATCACTACAAACAGAATGCAGAGATACTGTTGGAAACATTTGAATCCCTCGGATTAAAGGCTTACGGGGGAGTAAACGCCCCGTATCTTTGGGTTCACTTTCCGGGGTCGAATTCTTGGGATGTTTTCAATGAAATTCTCGAGAAAACACACATAATAACGGTTCCAGGGACAGGATTTGGCCCAGCAGGCAAAGAGTTTATCAGAGTCACTGCATTTGGTCACAAGGAAGACATCATAGAAGCTTCAAAAAGGCTTACAAGTCTTCTGTCCTAG
- the LOC140815299 gene encoding non-specific lipid transfer protein GPI-anchored 31-like isoform X2: MAVCLRVPFFFCMLLAFFTAASSQLAPAPAVDCSTLVLTMVDCLSFVTEGSKLTKPEGQCCSGLKNVLKTKAECLCETFRNSAQLGVKLNVSKAATLPAACSVSAPSISNCGSLSPLAISPSSVAGAPATSIGVNAISPAPAPQNSGSSSYLPSTEIFVFGAVVFTASFAVF, encoded by the exons ATGGCAGTTTGTTTGAGGGTGCCTTTCTTTTTCTGCATGCTTCTGGCTTTCTTCACCGCCGCTAGTTCGCAGTTGGCACCGGCCCCGGCGGTGGACTGTTCGACTTTGGTTCTGACCATGGTGGACTGTCTGTCTTTCGTGACGGAGGGCAGCAAGCTGACGAAGCCTGAGGGCCAATGCTGTTCCGGGCTGAAAAATGTGCTCAAGACTAAGGCGGAGTGTCTCTGTGAGACGTTTAGGAACAGTGCGCAGTTGGGGGTGAAGCTGAATGTCAGCAAGGCCGCGACTCTGCCCGCTGCGTGCAGTGTTTCTGCTCCTTCTATCAGCAACTGTGGCT CTCTTTCCCCTTTGGCCATATCTCCTAGTTCGGTTGCCGGGGCACCTGCCACGAGCATAGGAGTTAATGCAATTTCTCCTGCACCAGCTCCTCAAAACTCGGGCTCGTCTTCATATTTACCCTCTACTGAGATCTTTGTGTTTGGGGCCGTGGTTTTTACTGCCTCTTTCGCTGTATTTTGA
- the LOC140814746 gene encoding protein RAE1, whose protein sequence is MATFGAASANVNPNRSTEVVQSPNDSVSSLCFSPKANFLVATSWDNQVRCWEVMKTGTTLNSVPKAAMSHDNPVLCSAWKDDGTTVFSGGCDKQVKMWPLLSGGQPVTVAMHDAPVKELAWIPEMNLLVTGSFDKTLRYWDLRQQSPTWVQQLPERCYALTVRHPLMVVGTADRNLIVFNLQNPQSEFKRVVSPLKYQTRCVAAFPDQQGFLVGSIEGRVGVHHLDESQSSKNFTFKCHRDGNDVFSVNSLDFHPIHHTFATAGSDGAFNFWDKDSKQRLKAMQRCNQPIPCSTFNNDGSIYAYSVCYDWSKGAENHNPSTAKTYIYLHMPQEAEVKGKPRTGAGGRK, encoded by the exons ATGGCTACATTTGGCGCTGCATCAGCTAACGTAAACCCCAACCGTTCAACCGAG GTTGTACAATCTCCAAATGATTCGGTGTCAAGCCTCTGTTTCAGTCCTAAGGCTAATTTCCTTGTTGCTACTTCGTGGGATAATCAG GTACGATGCTGGGAGGTAATGAAAACGGGGACCACTCTCAACTCCGTTCCTAAGGCAGCAATGTCACATGATAATCCG GTGTTATGTTCAGCATGGAAAGATGATGGGACAACTGTGTTTTCTGGGGGCTGTGACAAGCAAGTGAAGATGTGGCCATTACTGTCTGGTGGGCAGCCTGTCACTGTGGCCATGCACGATGCTCCAGTTAAGGAGCTGGCTTGGATCCCAGAGATGAATCTCTTAGTCACAGGAAGTTTTGACAAGACTCTAAG GTACTGGGATCTGAGACAGCAAAGTCCAACTTGGGTCCAACAACTTCCGGAGCGCTGTTATGCTCTTACTGTCAGACATCCTCTTATGGTGGTTGGCACTGCTGATAGAAATCTCATAGTTTTCAATTTGCAGAACCCGCAG TCCGAGTTCAAGAGAGTTGTATCACCTCTGAAGTACCAGACTAGGTGTGTTGCTGCTTTCCCTGATCAGCAAGGTTTCTTG GTTGGCTCAATTGAAGGAAGAGTTGGTGTACACCATCTGGATGAATCACAGTcaagtaaaaattttactttCAAATGCCATAGAGATGGCAATGATGTTTTCTCGGTCAACTCACTGGATTTTCACCCC ATTCATCACACATTTGCCACTGCTGGATCAGATGGGGCGTTCAACTTCTGGGACAAAGATAGCAAACAGAGGCTTAAG GCTATGCAGAGATGCAATCAGCCCATTCCTTGCAGCACTTTCAACAACGATGGTTCCATATATGCATATTCG GTTTGTTATGACTGGAGCAAGGGTGCTGAAAATCACAACCCATCAACAGCAAAAACATATATTTATCTACATATGCCTCAG GAGGCCGAGGTCAAAGGCAAACCACGAACAGGAGCTGGCGGTAGAAAGTGA